A single genomic interval of Prionailurus viverrinus isolate Anna chromosome A2, UM_Priviv_1.0, whole genome shotgun sequence harbors:
- the TAS2R39 gene encoding LOW QUALITY PROTEIN: taste receptor type 2 member 39 (The sequence of the model RefSeq protein was modified relative to this genomic sequence to represent the inferred CDS: inserted 1 base in 1 codon; deleted 1 base in 1 codon) — MTKTCNPADNEFSPFHILSILTIIGTECIIGIIANGFIMAINIAEWLKNKQFPISRILFFLSVSRIPLQSFMMIEITFSSTSPHFYNEDVIYGTFKVTFMFLNHCSLWFAAWLSFYFVKIADFSHXLFLKLKWRISRTDALGLWLSMFISLGYSVLFSNDINTMYCNNSSIPSPNSSKKKYFTENNVVNLVLLYNLGIFIPLIMFIFAATLLIISLKRHTLHMESNATGSRDPSMEAHMGTIKVTSYFLILYISNAVALFLYMSNICDANSSWIILCKFIMAAYPTGHSILLIQDNPGLRRAWKQLQPQVHLHLKEKQNTTKQAQPALPPPYLDPSPPTSFLPQT, encoded by the exons ATGACAAAAACCTGCAATCCTGCAGATAATGAATTTTCACCATTTCACATCCTCTCAATTTTAACAATTATAGGCACTGAATGCATCATTGGTATCATTGCAAATGGGTTCATCATGGCTATAAATATAGCTGAATGGCTTAAAAATAAG CAGTTTCCAATAAGCAGGATCCTGTTTTTCTTGAGTGTATCCAGAATACCTCTCCAAAGCTTCATGATGATAGAAATTACCTTCAGCTCAACATCCCCACATTTTTATAATGAAGATGTTATATATGGTACATTCAAAGTAACTTTCATGTTCTTAAATCATTGTAGCCTCTGGTTTGCTGCCTGGCTCAGCTTCTACTTCGTGAAGATTGCTGATTTCTCCC CCCTTTTCCTCAAGCTGAAGTGGAGAATTTCCAGGACAGATGCCCTGGGTCTGTGGCTATCAATGTTTATTTCCTTAGGCTACAGTGTACTCTTCTCCAATGACATCAATACCATGTATTGTAACAATTCTTCTATCCCCTCTCCCAACTCCTCTAAGAAAAAATACTTCACTGAGAACAATGTGGTCAACCTGGTTCTTCTCTATAACCTGGGGATCTTCATTCCTCTGATCATGTTCATCTTTGCAGCCACCCTGCTGATCATCTCTCTCAAAAGACACACCCTACACATGGAAAGCAATGCCACTGGCTCCAGGGACCCCAGCATGGAGGCTCACATGGGGACCATCAAAGTTACCAGCTACTTTCTCATTCTCTACATTTCCAATGCAGTTGCTCTATTTCTTTATATGTCCAATATCTGTGATGCCAACAGTTCCTGGATTATTTTGTGCAAATTCATCATGGCTGCCTACCCTACTGGTCACTCCATTCTGCTGATTCAGGACAACCCTGGGTTGAGAAGAGCTTGGAAGCAGCTTCAGCCTCAAGTTCATCTTCACCTAAAAGAGAAGCAGAATACCACAAAACAAGCCCAACCAGCTCTGCCTCCCCCTTACCTagacccctctcctcccacctcctttcttccccaaacCTGA